In Thunnus thynnus chromosome 4, fThuThy2.1, whole genome shotgun sequence, a genomic segment contains:
- the sirt4 gene encoding NAD-dependent protein lipoamidase sirtuin-4, mitochondrial, with protein MRLPWRTLTLHTAPVRRTSSVPAGVLNFVPACSSTDGPSVELLQDFVSRARRLFVITGAGLSTESGIPDYRSEGVGLYARTDRRPMQHAEFVRSAKSRQRYWARNFVGWPQFSSHQPNSAHRVLQRWEARGRLHWLVTQNVDALHSKAGQKRLTELHGCTHRVMCLGCGGISAREELQRRFEALNPDWRAQAGAVAPDGDVFLEDEQVLHFRVPACEDCGGILKPEVTFFGDTVKKTTVQFVHDRLAESDAVLVVGSSLQVYSGYRFLLAASDRKMPVAILNIGSTRADHLAELKVSGRCGEVLSLIQPL; from the exons ATGAGACTACCATGGCGGACCCTCACACTGCACACAGCACCTGTGAGGAGGACGTCCTCCGTCCCTGCAGGTGTGTTGAACTTCGTCCCGGCCTGCAGCAGCACCGACGGCCCCTCTGTGGAGCTGCTGCAGGACTTCGTGTCCCGGGCCAGACGCCTGTTTGTGATCACCGGTGCAGGTCTCTCCACAGAGTCAGGGATCCCTGACTACCGCTCAGAGGGTGTCGGGCTGTACGCCCGCACTGACAGACGACCCATGCAGCATGCAGAGTTTGTCCGCAGCGCCAAGTCCCGTCAGCGGTACTGGGCCAGGAACTTCGTCGGATGGCCTCAGTTCTCCTCCCACCAGCCAAACTCTGCACACAGGGTCCTGCAACGGTGGGAAGCGAGAGGGAGGCTACACTGGCTGGTCACTCAAAATGTGGACGCACTTCACTCAAAGGCAGGACAGAAAAGACTCACTGAGCTCCACGGCTGCACCCACAG GGTGATGTGTTTAGGCTGTGGCGGCATCTCAGCGAGGGAGGAGCTCCAGAGGAGATTTGAGGCTCTAAACCCAGACTGGAGAGCGCAGGCAGGAGCCGTGGCTCCGGACGGTGACGTCTTCTTAGAGGACGAGCAGGTCCTCCACTTCAGAGTTCCCGCCTGTGAGGACTGTGGCGGGATACTGAAGCCTGAAGTCACGTTTTTTGGAGACACTGTGAAAAAAACGACAGTGCAGTTTGTGCACGACAGACTGGCAGAGTCTGACGCGGTGCTAGTCGTGGGGTCCTCGTTGCAG GTTTATTCAGGATACAGGTTCTTACTGGCAGCGAGCGATAGGAAAATGCCAGTTGCCATCTTGAACATCGGGTCCACGAGGGCGGACCACCTGGCCGAGCTGAAAGTGAGCGGCCGCTGCGGTGAAGTGCTGTCACTCATTCAACCTCTCTGA
- the sxph gene encoding saxiphilin-like, giving the protein MRGLNVILLFFIFVYCVWAKKMRWCTVSDPEQRKCAELAKALVAVLPPAAVAAFARLSCIRASSTTDCIDRIRGNRADIVTLDAGELYSAVKQFGLVTIAKEIYSDGGCILSVAVVRNSSLDIRSLQGHRSCHSGVRWTAGWSLPLGFLLSRNYLSWSKEQPLSQDVSTFFRASCIPGAAAMAPPLCALCQGQKSYIRQKNYHCETSHSEPFYNSQGALRCLRSGAGDVAFVDHLALESIEETEKDKFKLLCTDGTQAPLSHYRNCNLGRGPGAGMVSRHNFRKIARKFVVTVQMLFGQRGREKQRFQLFNSSSFGENDLLFKDTTDKLALLADNMDVSQVLGLDYVALLKGLGHEGSSLEDSVVRWCCISHAEQKKCEQWALSIKSDPLVCVRAVSMRDCVEKIKRDEVDAVSLDATHSFIAGKCGLVPVVTEYYGSKCVLAEGSTHLETDVLPSAVGVAIAKRSSRSVFIGNLGGRRSCHGHMYSPAGWLLPYKYTLSLEHNSSSPCDPNQEYNKVFWKGCLPGSQGNLCKVCMGGTGEAATKRCADNHNERYYGNMGALRCLVGDPSGKSYGDVAFLEQHNLQANILSLSSTGWAEGWTTSDFELLCGDGRRAPLSEWESCNLGVIPPNTIMTRPVLTARVYDFLMKSQETLAANPNIEFKLFESQQYGESDLLFKDATQCFVHTSHMDHRSILGEEFYNHAETVFNCTHSDILEFCSRDVCHIF; this is encoded by the exons ATGCGAGGACTTAATGTCATTTTActctttttcatctttgtgtACTGTGTATGGG CTAAGAAGATGCGTTGGTGCACAGTGTCAGATCCTGAACAGAGGAAGTGTGCAGAACTGGCTAAAGCTTTGGTGGCAGTGCTGCCGCCAGCAGCTGTGGCAGCTTTTGCCAGACTCTCGTGCATTCGTGCATCCAGCACGACTGACTGCATCGATAGGATCAGG GGGAACCGTGCAGATATAGTGACATTAGATGCAGGAGAACTTTATTCTGCCGTGAAGCAGTTTGGCCTCGTGACCATTGCCAAGGAGATATACAGTGACG GAGGCTGTATTCTGTCCGTGGCTGTGGTGAGAAACAGCAGCTTGGACATCAGGTCCCTGCAGGGTCACAGGAGCTGTCACAGTGGGGTTCGATGGACGGCCGGATGGAGTCTTCCACTCGGCTTCCTGCTGTCCCGCAACTACCTGAGCTGGTCAAAGGAGCAGCCGCTCAGTCAGG ACGTCAGTACATTTTTCCGAGCCAGTTGTATTCCTGGAGCTGCTGCCATGGCGCCACCTCTGTGCGCTCTGTGCCAAGGCCAGAAGTCCTACATCCGCCAGAAGAATTACCACTGTGAAACGTCCCACAGCGAGCCCTTCTACAACAGCCAAGGAGCCCTCAG ATGTCTCAGGAGCGGGGCAGGAGATGTTGCATTTGTGGACCATTTAGCTCTTGAAAGTATTGAAG AGACCGAGAAGGACAAGTTCAAATTACTGTGTACAGATGGCACACAAGCTCCTCTCAGCCACTACAGAAACTGTAATCTGGGACGCGGCCCAGGAGCAGGCATGGTCAGCAGACACAACTTTCGCAAGATTGCTCGCAAGTTTGTGGTGACAGTGCag ATGCTGTTTGGCCAACGAGGAAGAGAGAAGCAGCGCTTCCAACTCTTCAACTCATCGTCTTTTGGGGAAAATGACCTTCTCTTCAAAGATACGACAGATAAACTAGCTCTTCTGGCAGACAACATGGATGTCAGTCAGGTGCTGGGGCTGGATTATGTCGCTCTCCTCAAAGGTCTTGGACACGAAG GAAGCTCACTGGAGGACAGCGTTGTGCGGTGGTGCTGCATCAGCCATGCAGAGCAGAAGAAATGTGAGCAGTGGGCTCTCAGTATAAAGTCCGACCCGCTAGTGTGCGTCAGAGCAGTCTCAATGCGTGACTGTGTGGAAAAGATTAAG AGGGACGAGGTGGATGCTGTTTCTCTAGATGCAACTCACTCTTTCATCGCAGGGAAGTGTGGTCTCGTCCCTGTAGTGACAGAATATTATG GAAGCAAATGTGTGCTGGCTGAAGGATCGACCCACTTAGAGACAGATG tgtTGCCCTCAGCGGTCGGTGTCGCCATTGCAAAGCGATCCAGCAGAAGCGTTTTCATCGGGAACCTCGGAGGCCGTCGCTCCTGTCACGGCCACATGTACAGCCCTGCAGGCTGGCTGCTGCCATATAAATACACCTTAAGCCTGGAGCATAACAGCAGCTCCCCCTGTGATCCAAACCAAG AGTACAACAAGGTGTTTTGGAAAGGTTGTCTTCCTGGCTCTCAGGGGAATCTGTGTAAAGTGTGTATGGGCGGCACAGGCGAGGCTGCAACTAAACGCTGTGCTGACAACCACAACGAGCGTTACTATGGCAACATGGGGGCTTTGAG GTGTCTGGTTGGAGATCCCAGCGGAAAAAGCTACGGCGATGTGGCTTTCCTTGAGCAGCACAACCTTCAGGCTAATATTCTCA GTTTGAGTTCCACTGGTTGGGCAGAAGGGTGGACgacatcagactttgaactgcTGTGTGGCGATGGTCGTCGGGCCCCGTTGTCAGAGTGGGAGAGCTGTAATCTGGGAGTCATCCCACCTAACACCATTATGACACGACCAGTGCTTACGGCGCGAGTGTACGACTTCCTCATGAAGTCACAG GAAACTTTGGCAGCCAACCCAAACATAGAGTTCAAGCTATTTGAGTCTCAGCAATATGGAGAAAGCGATCTGCTGTTCAAAGATGCGACACAATGTTTTGTCCACACGAGCCACATGGACCACCGCTCCATCCTGGGAGAGGAGTTTTACAATCACGCAGAAACCGTCTTCAACTGCACACATTCAG ATATCTTGGAGTTTTGCAGTCGGGACGTGTGCCACATATTCTAA